AAATGAAATTTATAAAAACAATTCCAGCAGTCAATCAAACTCCAAATTTCCAAGAATATCATAGGTTACCAACCAAATAATTTCTATTTAGAAATTGACTGAAATGGAAATGGATGATACTCCTAGTCACCAAACCAAAGGTACCTTATCCTGGGAGGACTTCTCAATTAAAAAACTTAGCTTCTGTGTTTCCTTTAAGTTCAATTCAAGATAAATCGCCAGAAAACAGTAGAGGACCAGTTTGAGTTCATCAGCGAAGGGTGGCATACCTGATAGATATCACGCAAATATCCATGGAGATTGTTATACTCCAAAAGCTTTTTCTTTGTGCATTTGAAAAGAACATTATACACAATATCAAAACGGATCAATGTAGTGAACAGGCAGACATCAGCAAGAGTCAGCACATCTCCACATAAATATCGCGAATTGGCCAAGTGATCATCCAACATGTCCAGTGTACTGAACAAATCATTGACAGCAACATCATAGGCTTCTTGGCTCTGCGCAAATCCGCATCTGCCAGTCGGGAATTTCATCGAACAACTTACATACAATCACAAATGACAATACAACCACCTATCACTGCATGAAATTTGAATGAATCCTATAATACCTGTAAACCCCATTATTGACATTAGGATAAATTATCCGATTCCATTCTTTAATCTGTCCCTTCAATGACGGTGGAGAAAGATCCAAACTTGAACTTCCCGCGACTCCATCAAAACCAGAATTGAAAAATTCGATTATATCCGAACTCTCATTACAGATTACTTCTCTTTTCTCAACATCCCACAGCAGAGGAACCGAAGATCTTCCACTGTAACCTCCACGACGAAGCCCATAAACCTCTTTTAGAGTCTTGCATCCATTAGCATTGTCCAAGCTCGGCATCAGTTCATCCCGGTTACTACTACTAGAAACTTGGCGAAATTCCCACAAACCATCCTTTCCAGGAGAAGCAATTGAGACTGGAACAGCTTCTTCGAGGCCTTTGAGAGCTCTAACAATGAGGGTTCGATGAGCCCATGGACAAGACAATCCCACATACAGGTGAAGGGCGCTTGGGTTTTGGCGGGAAACTTGAACTGATTGGAGATTGGCGCGAAATTGACTGGCGGGACGAGTGTATGAGCCGGAGGGATCAGAGGGGGCGAGCTGCTTCATCATCAGTTGCCACGTGGTATTCCATGTTGTACGGACAGTGGAGATGAGGAGCTGCGGAGGGAGGGTTTTGCCCCACAGGAATCCGGTGATGGTGGTGAGGAGGTCCGTGATTGGGGCCGGCGGCGGCGACGGCGGCTGCGGCGGCTGCTGCTGGAGAGACATTCTTGGGCTGACGTGGAAGATTTTGGATTTGGTATTGGCTCTGGTGGTTCTCTTGTTGCCTGGGGAGGGGAAGGTCGGGTGGAGGAAGGAAGTGGCGGTGGCGGCCATTTTTAGGGAGGCTTTGGCTGAGTCGATCCAATGGACACGATCACTAAAACTCTAGAAGAAGATAGAAAACAGATCAGCTGCTCGTAGGATCAAGGGATCATACGAGTTATCATTTGACAccaatcttttttatttttagatataCCATTCTTTATCCTTATAATGGTAGAAGATGAGACATGTGTTGGATGCTAACGTGGTTGTACGAGTAGTGGATCCTATCTCAAAGATAAGTTAAAATATTACACAAGATCCCATTGATGATTGGTTGAATCAAAGCAAGTGTTGAAGGAATATGGTTTGATACCTGGTATTTAGAATGGGATTGATTAAGGCCAATATTGATCCCATATCGTTTCGAATCAGTTAAGATCAGATAGATTtgcttttgttttcaaataaaaaatcaattttgagaCTATTTTACGTTTCGCCCTTATCAATCTTTCAATACGGTATCAATCAATCGGAATAGGTTAAGACCAATTCTAATTTGATCCGGCCAATATTGATCGATTcaatccaattcctcaaaccatgatcaGGCATCACTTCCACTATCTTGATGCTAATTTAGGTCTTTAGTTTGTTTGGAATTCTTATGGATTGGATATAGATTGTAGGATTAGATTTTGATGATATTGATTAAAGGCTAATGCCTGAGGATGTAATTGCCATTGATAAAACAGAATCCAGTGACTATAGGctatgtttgaaaaaaaaaaagaaagaaagaaagtaagaaagaaagaaagaaagaagattacataaaaattttatgtgtATCTTTCTCTATaagttcaacttttttttttttttttttttattcttttcttggttatcaaacataacctaaaacttccatttgagattgtcatactatttttcttccttctataCTTCTAGGTGAAAGTGAGAATAAGTTGTTCTACCTAGTTCctagagaagagaggaaaaacaaAAGAGCTATACAATCACTGGTCAAAGAACTTACACTAACCATATTTGACTCGAGTGAGTCATTAAGTTTTGTGGATGGCAAGTTGAGTCGAAAAAACTGATTTTCCAACAATCGTTGTACCGGGGATTGTTGCTAAGTCATGTGGCCTCTACTCCCAAACATAGGGAGGTTAGGTTGAAATGACCACACCATCCTTGAGAGCCCTCCCCTCTTGGATGCATGTGTACACTTCTATTCGCTCCCACATTGGTGCTAGAGCCATATAACTGGGTAGCCTTCATTTTCTCACAAATGGAATTTGTACATTGTTCTTGACCCTAAGATTTTGGTAGCTTTTATCTCAAATTATGAAATTCCCTTCTTACCAGTAGTGTTACTCACTAAAAACAAATCTAAATTGCAAATATACGATATCTTTCATCTTATCACCcttttaaaaaaatacatatattgtatgaaataacctagaggggagGGTGAATAAGTTATGATAATggaaatttaaatattttcgAGTTATGGTGGTTTGACTTaacctgagtctagtccactccctacaagatcctcttgtaaggtatttcactagttcttccctttcagtacagtaggtagagAGGAAAATCTttaccttacactcttttaaggataagatgatcattacaatctctttcaaggatgagagggtccttataatctctttcaaggatgagagagtccttacaatctcttaaggatgagagggtccttacacaaacCTAAGTTCAGTCGAGACTAAATGTACagtagaaaatggagaagtggaataaaagagagttACCTCTTATGTGGTGCATGAATGAAATGCAATGTAATAAAGAATGtacttttgaagtcttcttaatGCTTGCAATGCAAATgtcaagatgtagatgaagacttgtagataaCTTTGAGTTCCTCTTAAATGGAAAATGAAGagcttgaactcaagagatggtatagaccaattctcacttctaatacTCAAATAATGCTCCTCTAAAGTTaagattaattgttaattgatgaGTAGCATTAGAGATATTTATAGGTGATGTTAGGTGGTCTTTTTAGGCAGTAAATCTAGGTCTAACAGTCATATTTTGGGTCTACCGATCAACCTCCATCGGTAGTCGATCGACCTCCAAGAGTCGTTGAAGCAAAAATATAGTCATTGGAGCTCATCTAGGCAGGCACCAATCAACTAGGGGTTTCAGCCGATCGATCGCCTATGGCCTCAGGCAGTGCTCCGGTCAATCGATTGCCCGTAGTCTCTGTCCAGATTGACATAATTCTATTATATTGCCTAGTCATCAGTGATTGTGAGTTTAAAATTTAATAGGTAACCATCTTGACTCTTCCCATATATCAAACAATTGGAATTATCACATCACATTCCATATGGCACAACTAAGTGGGTAGTCCATAGATTCTATAGTGGATGACTGTTAGAAATAACAAAAAGTTTATGTCtcaatttggtatgatttaGATAGTTATCTATAAGAGGAGGGCATTGGGTATTAATATATCTAAGTTGACAAGTTTACCTAAATCCATACTCTACTACAATGTTTtgtaaaacataggctggtttAGGATAGTTAGGAGTCCCACCGAGCATCTTTGAGTATCCTAAATTGGGGTTCCAAGTCCCAACCATCCTAGCTACCCCAAACACTAGATGAAAATGAATCTTCACTGGGATATCCCAAGGTTCTACTAGGAGACTAGGGCCTCTGAGAAGACATCTTAAACATTCCTTTCAAATACTGCTTTAGCATTTCCATTATTTTTGGATCATGGtggataagggtgtcaaaatataattgaaaTTGTTTATTGGAATTGAAATCGACTGTTTGTGATCAAACCAAACTGCACCATAAAATAAATgatccaattttggttttataggacATTGTCCTAGTTCGTTTTGATTCAGAACCTTCAAAATTGATGGTTAATCACCATTAATGGTGTTACTGTGTTTCATTGTTTTGATGGTCTCtaccaaaaataagaaaaaaaaacatgtttatTTGATAGGTTGCTTCTATATGTGTTTTGATGGCATACAAGTTACAAAGTaacatatttaattttttgtatttaaCATTTACCTATAATAATTACAAACCCATTATCTTCTCATTGCAAGTCTCTAACTTCAATTTTCAACTTCAACTCTTTGAGTCAAACAGAGGAATATTTtctattctctccctctcccatctCCTTACTTCATACATCATACTTCATACTTCATACTTCATACTTCATACTTCATATTCCCTCTCTCTAATCTTTGAATTTGAATAAAATGTAATACATTACAAATTTAGAAAACTGCATAGAATTTTGAGttccaagattttttttcaaaCCTTGATCGCTCTCTCACTCTCAATGGCTAGTTCTCGACTCCGGCTTCTCTGGGGATAAAGTGCTTACTCTCCACCCCTTTCTTAGGCAACGGTGGTCGGTAAGACTCTTACCAGGTAAGTATACCCCTATCTCAACTCCACCCTCCTTCTCGCCTTGATTTTCTCAGTTTCCGACCCTCGACTGTCCTCTTTAGCTCACTCTGTTTCATAGCCTGATCTCTCTCTACCTTAGTGCTGACCCATTTCATCTCCCGAACCTCTCTTACCCTCGATTTCTTCTAACtactgaaataacctagaggggggtgaataggttatactagtggaatttaactcttttcgataaataggtcacaagtgtgactgcaagttaaaataatgcggagaaaataaaacaagaacaaccacaacacaagatttatagtggttcgactcaattcgagtctagtccactccctacaagaatcctcttgtaaggtattccactagttctcattttcagtacagtaggtagggaagaacacctttacaatctttttcacggataagagtatccttacaaatctcattttcaggcagagagacgcctttacaatctcttttggaggtagagagagacctttctctttttaggataagagagtccttacaatcctaagtacagtctagaattgtaaaaacataaataaataagaaatggtggaataagaggaatacctcaagtgtggtggaAATGATGAGAacgaataataaatgatgaatgatgcaccttttgtaaagtcctctcttatggctttgacttgcacaggagagagtagaggactttgattgagacttgagccttttgttgggatttgtgtaatagaacaacttaagtagaaataaaattcttgaatgcttgcaataatgctcttaaagctctttcttaatcaacatttaattaagagtggtttgggtatttataggtgaacttagtgaagcattttaggcaggaaatcaggctctaacggacatattctgggaccaccgatcgaccgccatctgtagccggtcgaccgccatctgTAGCCAATCGACCGCCATCTGTAGCCGGTCGatcgccaagagccgttgaagGTAAAATATATCCGTTGGGGCACTTTCAGGCAGTCATCGATCGATTGGGACTTTCAttcggtcgaccgcctatggtctcggatagttccgatcgaccggggcttccagccgatcgaccgccaacatgacatgctctgttttgacagaatgctgtcatactgactagTTGTCAgtattttgaccataacttttggGTCCAACTTCagattgatctgagatcagttgcgttggaatcacaactcaattttctacaacttctatgaaggtttcatctcttgatactaattttaagattctctaaaatacccttgagtcaggttaatgtgtgttccacaccacttagagactttctatacttggtcaaggcatgctctatggtcattctagtatgatgcaatgcacatgcatgaggtgagtgcatatatgtatgtgggaattacaaattacattaaagtgactaatctatcctagttcttcttcttcacttgaactttccgctctttggcacttcatcttctttttttcttgtttgcaattccatgtctttaagcttcatgtcttgattcgtccttctaagtgtttcttcaagctaattacactCTCTTCAaactaatcacattttatcaaaccaagttaaagatgtatgtttgtttgttaacaccaaaacatggcaaggagtgtggacatgtttcccaacaactACTGTGTCACCTGGTCTTCTCTAACCCTATATACCCGCCAACCCATCTCTTTTCCCAAATATCTCCTACATCTTTGATTTCTACATACCTGACCTCCCGATCAACCGACCCTCTCACAGGTTTGCTAAATCTTCTCTACTGCCCTCGATTTCTTTGTACCCTACCTTAGAACTGAACTCACCCTCATCTTATCCTCTTACCAACTCACCCCCACtccctgatttcttccctcggCTTTCCTCTCTACACCTCCTCGACCTAAATAAACCTTCTCTTCTCCCTGCCGCGAACACACCCATTTCCCGAGCCTCCGCTTCTGACCTATCTTCCCATAATTCTCCTCTGCATTTTGGTTGATCAATATATGATTCTCCCTCACTCTGGTTGACACACTCACCCTCCGTGACTCTCCCTTACCCCCCTCGTCTCAAACCACTCCTCGAGACTTTCTCCTACTACTTTCACCCCGCCTGGTATTTCTCTAGGATAATCCCTCTCATCAATTCCACCTTGTAGCTGAATACTCTGTGGTTCGACTACCTTGCCTCACCTATTGAATTGACTCAAGGACTTGCTAACTCTCATCCTCCTATAAACCCTCCCATCAAGTACACCTTATAGCTCCCTAACCACTCCCCCCCCTTAGACCTGACCCTGTTACTTGATAAGAACTACTTTTCTACGTCGCACCCCCCACAACTGAGATACAACCTAGTACGTTTAGTGCCAAGTTGTAATACTGCCATACGCTGAACTCGTCGAGGTTTCGTGAGTTCCCTATGTAGTAAGGGACTTTTGACCTTTGCGTATCTATTTAAGTATTTATCTCTAGCTTGCTTTACTTGATTTGTTGTAGTTGTGAGTAGTATTGTCATCTGTTTTGTGGTGCTAGCTGATCCTTTACAATTGTTACTTTATTTGTTGCCCATGCTTAATTAGCCCCATATACGTACATTGATCTTGGAACTCCATCCCGGTGTGTTGTGCTATACTTGATGCCCTGTTATTTATCATTTGTTTGTTATGTGTAGATTGAACATTCTTATTTGTCCTTGAATGTATTCATTGTTGTAGAATCTTAGTACTTGCCGTTACTTGAGCTAACACTTTTTATTATGCGTGATATGGGTTCTTAAATCATCAGCACCCCCTGGAtctcctattttccttttttcgttCCTCTAAATTATCTACTTTCTCTATAGTGGTGCATCAGGTAGGTAGCTAGCACTATATCTTATCTAGCCACTCaccttttgcatggatccattttgtttttattttataaccTCTCTTTGCTTCTGATTTCATGTCTCACTGACTTGTTACAAATGTAGTTCACAAGTGTAGGGTCTGACTTGCTACCTGGAACATTGGATCCTTAACGGGCAAGAGCATGAAGCTTATAGATGTcatgaggagaagaaggattaaTATTGCTTGTATTCAAGAGACAAGATGGAAGGGTAAGAAAGCTAAGGCCTTAGAGGACTTCAAACTTTGGTACTCGGGAGATCATAGCCATAGAGGTGGAGTGGGCAGCGTAGTGGACAAAGACTTGAAGAATGACATTATCGATGTGAAAAGAGTGGGGGATAGGATCATTACAATAAAGATGATGTTAGAGAATGAGGTTGTCAACATAATTAGCGCTTATGCTCCACAAGTAGGGATGGATGAAGCTAGTAAAGCATAATTTTGGGAAGATATGGATGGACTAGTGCAAGGCTTTCAACATGATGAAAAGATTATCTTAGGTGGGGATCTCAATGGGCATGTTGGGAAGGATCGACAAGGTTATGAAGATGTACATGGAGGATTTGGTGTCGGGGAGAGGAACGAGGAGGGGATTCAGTTTTAGACTTTGCAGTAGCCTATGATCCACCTATTCTGAATACTTTTTTTGAAAAGTGAGAGGAACACCTTGTTACCTATAGAAGTGAACTTCATTCTAGCAAAATTGACCTCTTTCTTACCAGAAGGGCCGATAAATTACTATGcaaagattgtaaggttatcCTAGGGGAGAGCTTAACATGCAACATAGAGTGGTAGTCTTGGATATGCAGTTCTACTCTTAGATTTGTAAATCAAGGAATCTGATTTGCCCTAAGATTAGATGGTGGAGACTAAAAGAAGAAGTACAGGATACTTTTACTGATAAAGTGGTCAAACATAATAAATAGGATAATGAAGGAGACTCCAATGCGATGTGGTTCAAGATGACAACCTGTATTAAGAATGTTGCTAAAGAGGTCCTAGGGGAATCGAGAGGCACTGGGCATGACCTTAAAGAGACTTGCTGGTGGGGTGAGGAGGTCCAAAAATCCATCAAGCATAAGAAGGTCTGTTTTAAgacttggcaaaggactaaggaagatgaagataaaaataaatattactcTTCTAGAAAAGAAGATAGAATATTGGTTGGAAAAGCAAAGGTGAAGAAATATGTGAGTTTTACAGTAATCTAAACACTAAAGCTGgggaaaaagctatatataagtTAGCTAAGTCGAAAGACATGAAGAGCAGAGATTTAGAGCATGTCAGGTGTATCAAGGATGAAGGTGGTAGAGTGCTTGTTAAGGATGTAGACATCATGACAAGATGGAGCGATTATTTTTCCAAGCTTTTAAATGGAGGTAACCTGAGTGGATCTTACTTTATTGAGCGCCTTTCTCATCGGGACAACACTAGACATAGCAATGTAAGAAGGATTGGAGTTTCGAAGGTTAAGGAggccttaagaaagatgaagtATGGAAAGACTCTAGGCCCAGACGACGTCCCTATAGAAGTTTGGAAGAGCTTAGGGCTTAGTGGTGTATCTTGGTTAACTAATctttttaataagattatgagtaCAAGGAAGATGCCTGATGAGTGGAGAAGAAGTTTTAtaacccatatatatatatatatatatataagaataaAGGAGATATCCAAGATTGCAATAACTATAGGGGTATAACACTTATGAGCCACACAATGAAGCTTTGGGAGAAAGTTATTGAAGTGCACTTGAGAAGACAATCAGGAGTCTCggataaccaatttggttttatgccagggagatcTTCAGCTGAAGCTATATACCTCATTAGAAGACTCATGGAAACCTTTAGAGCTGGTAAGaaggacctccatatggtctttatggACTTGAAAAAAGCCTACGACAGAGTTCCTAGAGATTTAACATGGCATGTTCTAGATAAGAGAATGGTGTCGAGAAAATATGCggaaataattaaagatatgtatgatgatgTGGTAACAAGTGTGAGCACTAAGAGCGGCTGAGGTTGCGAGTTCCATATTTCtattgggttacaccaagggTCCACTCTAAGCCCCTATTTGTTCGCTCTTATTCTAGATGAGTTGACAAAAGATATACAAGGTGAcgtcccttggtgtatgctttttgcggatgatattgttttattggATGACACAAAATCAGGAATTAATACTAAACTAGAGCGATGGAGAGTTgccttggaaacaagaggccTTAAGATAAGCAGATCGAAGACTGAATatgtgatgtgtaactttagccactctACGAGAGATAATGACAATGTGAATATTGAAGGAAGAGAGGTTAAGCAAAGTAACtatttcagatatttgagatctatcattaataaagaaggcgatatagaggatgatgtttcacataagattaaagtgggatggacgaAGTGGAGGAGTGCGTCTGGAGTCTTATGTGACAAACGTGTACCGGTTaaacttaaggaaaaattctatcGGACAATTGTGCACCCGGTTATGATGTATGGGTCAGAATGTTGGACCGTTAAGAAGCAACATATTGATAAGCTAGCGGTAGCAGAAATGAGAatgctaagatggatgtgtgggaaAACTAGAAGAGATaggtaaggaatgaacaaattagagcgGATCTGGGGGTTGCCCAATTCTTAATAAGCTTCGAGAATGTCGTTTGAGATGGTTTGGGCATGTTCAATGAAGGCCACAGGATGCACCGGTAAAAAGGAGTGACTTGATTAAGATAGAAGGATTCAAAAGAGCTAGAggtaggccaaaaatgaccataggagaggttgtgagaaaagacatgcacaAATTTGGTATTATCCTAAGTATGGTTCTGAATAGAGTGGATTGGAGGGCTACGATCCAGGTAGTGGGCCCATTTTAGCTTTGTACTACTTTGTTAGTGATTACTATTCTGTCTCTTTCAATGCcttcatattttctatttttttggctttgcttggatccatatagccgaccccattaagttgggacaaggccttgttgttgttgttgttgttgttgttgtaatacATTACAAATTTAATATACAAACCGTTTTTCAAAATCGACTCTATAAACTGCATATAAACCAGTTGTCAATTGAATGACAAAAAACTGATTTAAATAGTTAAAACTGAAATTGTATGAACACAATTATGATTTCAA
This Macadamia integrifolia cultivar HAES 741 chromosome 10, SCU_Mint_v3, whole genome shotgun sequence DNA region includes the following protein-coding sequences:
- the LOC122092013 gene encoding glutathionyl-hydroquinone reductase YqjG, coding for MAATATSFLHPTFPSPGNKRTTRANTKSKIFHVSPRMSLQQQPPQPPSPPPAPITDLLTTITGFLWGKTLPPQLLISTVRTTWNTTWQLMMKQLAPSDPSGSYTRPASQFRANLQSVQVSRQNPSALHLYVGLSCPWAHRTLIVRALKGLEEAVPVSIASPGKDGLWEFRQVSSSSNRDELMPSLDNANGCKTLKEVYGLRRGGYSGRSSVPLLWDVEKREVICNESSDIIEFFNSGFDGVAGSSSLDLSPPSLKGQIKEWNRIIYPNVNNGVYRCGFAQSQEAYDVAVNDLFSTLDMLDDHLANSRYLCGDVLTLADVCLFTTLIRFDIVYNVLFKCTKKKLLEYNNLHGYLRDIYQIPKVASTCNLEAIMDGYFKVLFPLNPGGIRPVVPTCCEHEVLSKPHNRGSPISIGTYTEIHVS